The following proteins come from a genomic window of Pelmatolapia mariae isolate MD_Pm_ZW linkage group LG17, Pm_UMD_F_2, whole genome shotgun sequence:
- the LOC134646902 gene encoding solute carrier organic anion transporter family member 1C1-like isoform X2, giving the protein MENTAQDTAKMTSEEALCSPVDHKIRKRPGFSNLKLFIVALSFAYFSKALTGTYMKSSITQIERRFDLSSTHIGNLLFLAVVSHFGAKLHRPRLIAAGCFLMAVGAFLTGLTHFFMGRYKYDTVIQVFQNDNLSIAACVDPLKTLDHVPEIQIEPSLEDNKACVRDSGSSMWIYVFLGNALRGIGETPVTPLGISYIDDFAKAENSPFYIACLQTITLLGPMFGFLLGSYCARLYVDIGYVDMESVTITPKDSRWVGAWWMGFLVSSGLLLISSIPFWFLPRSMPKQESEENHETPVCEILNETEDAQNNNQNFKLTEIAKGFLPSLRRLLGTPAYFLLLCGSILKFNAFIGLLTFKAKYMEQQFGQSASRANFLIGVLNLPAVAIGIFLGGLLMKRYKLSVVSGAQLSFATSFMSYLLMLLQFGTKCDNIPIAGLTVSYNGTKGILYSREMLFSECNRDCLCSAEEWDPVCSDSGITYISPCMAGCLSSSGHGKNTVFHNCTCVSTSFPAGSSTSVRLGQCPHAKDCSRSFTSYMAISVLSSFINALGATPGYMVIIRCITPELKSLALGIQTLVTRTLGGIPAPVYFGALIDSTCLKWSMKSCGGRGACRIYNSDMYRIIFLGLITCISGSSYFFIIAVIILLRRQFRKPEKDTDKQEQKASKDFELKTPLNLTEEIRASPETPNLPSATKIWVKIATDLEEGGEVHTVEQPPHNDGVISTSNAQEAKYMTNTCAEVIPLSSDGTNTEIVSKESIGHKVIEKQDDHIDDKSKLEKESQQLN; this is encoded by the exons atggaaaacacaGCACAGGACACAGCCAAGATGACCAGCGAAGAGGCTCTGTGTAGCCCTGTCGACCACAAGATCAGAAAGCGCCCTGGCTTCTCCAATCTCAAA CTGTTTATTGTAGCACTTTCCTTCGCCTATTTCTCCAAAGCCCTGACAGGAACCTACATGAAGAGCTCCATCACTCAGATAGAGAGGCGCTTTGACCTCTCCAGCACACACATTG gcAACTTGTTGTTTCTAGCCGTGGTCAGCCATTTTGGGGCTAAGCTGCACCGACCCAGGCTCATCGCTGCGGGCTGTTTCCTCATGGCTGTGGGAGCGTTTCTCACTGGCCTCACACATTTCTTCATGGGACG gtATAAGTATGACACGGTGATTCAGGTCTTTCAGAATGATAATCTGAGCATTGCTGCCTGTGTGGATCCTCTGAAAACACTAGATCACGTGCCAGAAATTCAAATAGAGCCTTCGTTGGAGGACAATAAAG CCTGTGTGAGAGATTCTGGTTCCAGCATGTGGATCTACGTATTCCTGGGGAATGCTCTGCGGGGGATTGGAGAAACTCCAGTCACACCTCTTGGCATCTCCTACATCGATGACTTTGCTAAGGCGGAAAACTCCCCTTTTTATATTG CTTGTCTCCAGACCATTACTCTACTGGGTCCcatgtttggcttccttttgggtTCCTATTGTGCCAGACTATATGTTGACATTGGATATGTTGATATGG AAAGTGTGACCATCACTCCTAAAGATTCCCGCTGGGTGGGTGCTTGGTGGATGGGTTTTCTTGTGTCCTCTGGCCTTCTGCTTATCTCCAGCATTCCCTTCTGGTTTCTGCCCCGTTCGATGCCCAAGCAGGAGagtgaagaaaaccatgaaacTCCAGTCTGCGAGATCCTAAACGAGACAGAGGATGCgcaaaacaacaaccaaaactTCAAGCTGACTGAAATTGCCAAAG GGTTCCTTCCATCATTGAGGCGTCTGTTAGGAACTCCTGCttacttcctgcttctttgcGGGAGCATCCTGAAGTTCAATGCATTCATCGGTCTACTCACCTTTAAAGCCAAATACATGGAGCAACAGTTTGGACAGTCTGCATCCAGGGCAAACTTCCTCAtag GTGTCCTGAACCTGCCAGCAGTGGCAATAGGGATCTTCCTCGGAGGGCTGCTGATGAAGAGGTATAAGCTGAGTGTGGTATCAGGAGCTCAGCTTTCCTTTGCAACATCCTTTATGTCCTATCTCCTCATGCTGCTGCAGTTTGGCACCAAGTGTGATAACATACCCATAGCGGGGCTCACTGTATCGTACAATGG GACAAAAGGTATATTGTACAGCAGAGAAATGCTCTTCTCTGAGTGTAACAGGGACTGCTTGTGTTCAGCAGAGGAGTGGGACCCCGTTTGCTCAGATAGCGGCATCACTTACATCTCTCCATGCATGGCTGGCTGCCTCAGTTCCAGCGGACACGGCAAAAACACC GTCTTTCACAACTGCACCTGTGTGTCCACCTCCTTTCCAGCAGGCAGCAGTACATCAGTGAGACTGGGCCAGTGCCCTCATGCCAAGGACTGCAGCCGAAGCTTCACCTCCTATATGGCCATATCTGTTCTCAGCTCCTTTATCAATGCTCTGGGAGCCACACCTGGCTACATGGTCATTATACG ATGCATCACACCCGAGCTCAAATCCCTTGCTCTGGGTATTCAGACCTTGGTAACTAGGACTCTTG GTGGAATTCCTGCACCAGTGTATTTCGGCGCTTTGATTGATTCAACTTGCCTTAAATGGTCTATGAAGAGTTGTGGCGGTAGGGGGGCATGCCGTATTTACAACTCTGATATGTACAG GATCATTTTCCTGGGTTTGATCACTTGTATCAGTGGCTCctcttatttttttatcattgcTGTCATCATCCTTCTCAGACGCCAGTTCCGAAAGCCAGAGAAGGACACAGACAAGCAGGAGCAAAAAGCATCAAAGGATTTTGAACTAAAGACGCCATTAAACCTCACTGAGGAGATTAGAGCCAGTCCTGAAACTCCCAACTTACCCAGTGCTACAAAAATTTGGGTAAAGATTGCTACAGATTtggaggaaggaggagaggTCCACACAGTAGAACAGCCCCCTCATAATGATGGAGTAATCTCTACAAGTAATGCACAGGAGGCTAAATACATGACAAATACCTGCGCTGAAGTTATTCCTCTGTCttctgatggcacaaacacagagatagTCAGTAAAGAATCCATCGGACACAAAGTAATAGAGAAGCAGGACGATCACATTGATGACAAGAGTAAATTGGAGAAAGAGAGTCAGCAACTAAACTGA
- the LOC134646902 gene encoding solute carrier organic anion transporter family member 1C1-like isoform X1 — translation MENTAQDTAKMTSEEALCSPVDHKIRKRPGFSNLKLFIVALSFAYFSKALTGTYMKSSITQIERRFDLSSTHIGLIDGSFEMGNLLFLAVVSHFGAKLHRPRLIAAGCFLMAVGAFLTGLTHFFMGRYKYDTVIQVFQNDNLSIAACVDPLKTLDHVPEIQIEPSLEDNKACVRDSGSSMWIYVFLGNALRGIGETPVTPLGISYIDDFAKAENSPFYIACLQTITLLGPMFGFLLGSYCARLYVDIGYVDMESVTITPKDSRWVGAWWMGFLVSSGLLLISSIPFWFLPRSMPKQESEENHETPVCEILNETEDAQNNNQNFKLTEIAKGFLPSLRRLLGTPAYFLLLCGSILKFNAFIGLLTFKAKYMEQQFGQSASRANFLIGVLNLPAVAIGIFLGGLLMKRYKLSVVSGAQLSFATSFMSYLLMLLQFGTKCDNIPIAGLTVSYNGTKGILYSREMLFSECNRDCLCSAEEWDPVCSDSGITYISPCMAGCLSSSGHGKNTVFHNCTCVSTSFPAGSSTSVRLGQCPHAKDCSRSFTSYMAISVLSSFINALGATPGYMVIIRCITPELKSLALGIQTLVTRTLGGIPAPVYFGALIDSTCLKWSMKSCGGRGACRIYNSDMYRIIFLGLITCISGSSYFFIIAVIILLRRQFRKPEKDTDKQEQKASKDFELKTPLNLTEEIRASPETPNLPSATKIWVKIATDLEEGGEVHTVEQPPHNDGVISTSNAQEAKYMTNTCAEVIPLSSDGTNTEIVSKESIGHKVIEKQDDHIDDKSKLEKESQQLN, via the exons atggaaaacacaGCACAGGACACAGCCAAGATGACCAGCGAAGAGGCTCTGTGTAGCCCTGTCGACCACAAGATCAGAAAGCGCCCTGGCTTCTCCAATCTCAAA CTGTTTATTGTAGCACTTTCCTTCGCCTATTTCTCCAAAGCCCTGACAGGAACCTACATGAAGAGCTCCATCACTCAGATAGAGAGGCGCTTTGACCTCTCCAGCACACACATTGGTCTCATAGATGGCAGTTTTGAGATGG gcAACTTGTTGTTTCTAGCCGTGGTCAGCCATTTTGGGGCTAAGCTGCACCGACCCAGGCTCATCGCTGCGGGCTGTTTCCTCATGGCTGTGGGAGCGTTTCTCACTGGCCTCACACATTTCTTCATGGGACG gtATAAGTATGACACGGTGATTCAGGTCTTTCAGAATGATAATCTGAGCATTGCTGCCTGTGTGGATCCTCTGAAAACACTAGATCACGTGCCAGAAATTCAAATAGAGCCTTCGTTGGAGGACAATAAAG CCTGTGTGAGAGATTCTGGTTCCAGCATGTGGATCTACGTATTCCTGGGGAATGCTCTGCGGGGGATTGGAGAAACTCCAGTCACACCTCTTGGCATCTCCTACATCGATGACTTTGCTAAGGCGGAAAACTCCCCTTTTTATATTG CTTGTCTCCAGACCATTACTCTACTGGGTCCcatgtttggcttccttttgggtTCCTATTGTGCCAGACTATATGTTGACATTGGATATGTTGATATGG AAAGTGTGACCATCACTCCTAAAGATTCCCGCTGGGTGGGTGCTTGGTGGATGGGTTTTCTTGTGTCCTCTGGCCTTCTGCTTATCTCCAGCATTCCCTTCTGGTTTCTGCCCCGTTCGATGCCCAAGCAGGAGagtgaagaaaaccatgaaacTCCAGTCTGCGAGATCCTAAACGAGACAGAGGATGCgcaaaacaacaaccaaaactTCAAGCTGACTGAAATTGCCAAAG GGTTCCTTCCATCATTGAGGCGTCTGTTAGGAACTCCTGCttacttcctgcttctttgcGGGAGCATCCTGAAGTTCAATGCATTCATCGGTCTACTCACCTTTAAAGCCAAATACATGGAGCAACAGTTTGGACAGTCTGCATCCAGGGCAAACTTCCTCAtag GTGTCCTGAACCTGCCAGCAGTGGCAATAGGGATCTTCCTCGGAGGGCTGCTGATGAAGAGGTATAAGCTGAGTGTGGTATCAGGAGCTCAGCTTTCCTTTGCAACATCCTTTATGTCCTATCTCCTCATGCTGCTGCAGTTTGGCACCAAGTGTGATAACATACCCATAGCGGGGCTCACTGTATCGTACAATGG GACAAAAGGTATATTGTACAGCAGAGAAATGCTCTTCTCTGAGTGTAACAGGGACTGCTTGTGTTCAGCAGAGGAGTGGGACCCCGTTTGCTCAGATAGCGGCATCACTTACATCTCTCCATGCATGGCTGGCTGCCTCAGTTCCAGCGGACACGGCAAAAACACC GTCTTTCACAACTGCACCTGTGTGTCCACCTCCTTTCCAGCAGGCAGCAGTACATCAGTGAGACTGGGCCAGTGCCCTCATGCCAAGGACTGCAGCCGAAGCTTCACCTCCTATATGGCCATATCTGTTCTCAGCTCCTTTATCAATGCTCTGGGAGCCACACCTGGCTACATGGTCATTATACG ATGCATCACACCCGAGCTCAAATCCCTTGCTCTGGGTATTCAGACCTTGGTAACTAGGACTCTTG GTGGAATTCCTGCACCAGTGTATTTCGGCGCTTTGATTGATTCAACTTGCCTTAAATGGTCTATGAAGAGTTGTGGCGGTAGGGGGGCATGCCGTATTTACAACTCTGATATGTACAG GATCATTTTCCTGGGTTTGATCACTTGTATCAGTGGCTCctcttatttttttatcattgcTGTCATCATCCTTCTCAGACGCCAGTTCCGAAAGCCAGAGAAGGACACAGACAAGCAGGAGCAAAAAGCATCAAAGGATTTTGAACTAAAGACGCCATTAAACCTCACTGAGGAGATTAGAGCCAGTCCTGAAACTCCCAACTTACCCAGTGCTACAAAAATTTGGGTAAAGATTGCTACAGATTtggaggaaggaggagaggTCCACACAGTAGAACAGCCCCCTCATAATGATGGAGTAATCTCTACAAGTAATGCACAGGAGGCTAAATACATGACAAATACCTGCGCTGAAGTTATTCCTCTGTCttctgatggcacaaacacagagatagTCAGTAAAGAATCCATCGGACACAAAGTAATAGAGAAGCAGGACGATCACATTGATGACAAGAGTAAATTGGAGAAAGAGAGTCAGCAACTAAACTGA